From Elusimicrobiaceae bacterium:
AAGCTGGGCGCTTGACCTGCGCTGAATCGTTTGTCATGCAAAAAAAGCCGGGGCCAAAAGCCCCGGCTTTTTTTATATCGGGTTTCTGCTACTGGTCCGAGTACGGGTCACCCGCTTTCTGCAATACATAGTAGGAGGCTTCGTTGTTGTATTTGGAAGCGGTGTCCACTATCGCTGAACCGGGATAGAAACCGCCGTAGCCGGAGCGGCCGGGATCGGCTTCGATCGTGAAGGAAAGCACTTTATGCGCGCCGTACGACCAGTCGCAGGAGTCGCCTGTCGCGGGATAAAGTTCGCTGGACTGCATCGCCCTGTAGCCGGTTATCGCGGCTATTTTCCTGGCGATGGTGATGTGCGCCTGAAGATCTTTTTTATCCTCCAGCTGATCATACACGTCGCCCCACGGATAGAGCACCATCTGGCCGTAGGTGTGGTATGAAATCATGATTTTCATGTTGGTGTAGGTGTCAAAAAAATTCTTGACGGCGGAGCTTTCCGGTTCGGAAAACGCTTCCGGCCCCTGATAGGTTTCCGAGCCGGGGTTGGTGGAATCGCCGCCCCAGTGCCAGCCGTAATTGCGGTTAAGATCAACCCCGATGCTGGAAGAATTCGGCAGTTTCGCTCTGTTCTTGCGCCACCAGGCGTACTGGCCTTTGGCAATGTCGTACTCCGCGCCGTCGGCGTTTACCATGGGAATGATGAACACGTCGCGTTCTTGCATGAGTTTTTTAACTTCCGGCTTTGCGCTGTTGTCGGCGAGCCACTGCGCGAAAGCCAGCGGCAGTTCCACGCTCAGATGTTCGCGCGCGTGATGCGCACCCAGATAGGCGACGCCGGGTTTTTTGCTGACTCCCGTTTTCTCGGTGCTGTTAAACCGCAGCGCCCAGATCTCGCGGCCTTCGAATGTCTTGCCGATGGACATCAAAGTAGTCAGATCCGGCAGCTTTTCGTTGATTTCCTTGAGCACGCCGTACATTTCGCTGTAGTTGTGATAGCGGGCGTCCTGAGGCGGGAAATCTTTAATGAAATTCAGATTGAAATCCGCCAGTGTGGCCTGATAAGTGATTTTGAACCCCAGTTTCCTGATCTGCGCCAGGCTTTCCGAATCTATGGTTCCGCTGACGTATTTGCCGTTGAACGATTCAAATGCCAGACCGTTTTTTTCCAGCATTCCGCGGTCTTCCCGCGTCGGCGCCTCCACGGTTACCCAGAACCGGCCGTTAAGAGGACTGTCGGTCTTGTCCGGTCCGGCAAGCGCTGGCCTAGCGTGCGGAAGCCCGATCTTGTCAATTTTTACGGAAGCGGCAGCATTAAGCTGCGAAAGGGACGACAGTGAATCCGCCGCTTTTTGTCCGCAATAAGCCTGCGGCGCGAAAAAAGCGAGCGCCAGAAAAAGTCTGATCATCGGTTTCTCCTTGTTTTGCAACACTATATCTGTATTATAGGGTATTTTGAGCGGTTTTGGAGGTGCTTTGTGCCTGTGTCCGGCCTGGGCCTATAGGCCCAGGCCGGGTTTTTGTGATCCATCAGCGCCGGCCACAGGCAAACAAAAATAAATTCAGGCTACTGCAATATCGGCAGGAAATACCGGCGCACCGAGTCGAGATGATATTCTTCGTTGAGCGATTTCAGCTTT
This genomic window contains:
- a CDS encoding M14 family metallopeptidase, with product MIRLFLALAFFAPQAYCGQKAADSLSSLSQLNAAASVKIDKIGLPHARPALAGPDKTDSPLNGRFWVTVEAPTREDRGMLEKNGLAFESFNGKYVSGTIDSESLAQIRKLGFKITYQATLADFNLNFIKDFPPQDARYHNYSEMYGVLKEINEKLPDLTTLMSIGKTFEGREIWALRFNSTEKTGVSKKPGVAYLGAHHAREHLSVELPLAFAQWLADNSAKPEVKKLMQERDVFIIPMVNADGAEYDIAKGQYAWWRKNRAKLPNSSSIGVDLNRNYGWHWGGDSTNPGSETYQGPEAFSEPESSAVKNFFDTYTNMKIMISYHTYGQMVLYPWGDVYDQLEDKKDLQAHITIARKIAAITGYRAMQSSELYPATGDSCDWSYGAHKVLSFTIEADPGRSGYGGFYPGSAIVDTASKYNNEASYYVLQKAGDPYSDQ